TATGTCCGGGAGAAGGGCGTCCGGCCTCGAGCCCGCATCCGCGCGATGGCCACGATCGGGAGCGAGCCGGTGCTGATGCTCACCGCCCCCGCGCCGGCCAGCCAGAAGGCGCTCCGCATGGCGGGCATGAAGGCGAGTGACATTGACCTGTGGGAGATCAACGAGGCCTTCGCGGGCGTGGTGCTACAGACGACCCGTGCGTTGGGGATCGACTCCGAGCGGGTGAATGTCAACGGTGGCTCCATCGCGCTCGGTCATCCACTCGGCGCGACGGGGGCGATGTTGCTCGGAACCGCGCTCGATGAGCTCGAGCGGAGCGGCAAGCAGACCGCCCTCATCACCCTGTGCGTCAGCGGAGGTCAGGGCATCGCCACCATCCTCGAACGGCTGTGACGGGACCTCCCGCGGCCACCGCTCGCCCGGGGCCCGGGCGAGCCTTGAAAGATGATGGGTGAAATATCATGTTCGTCATAAAATAGTGTCCTGCCGGAGCAGCGCGTCCAGTCACTCCGGAGCGAGGTCACGCCATGAGCCAGAAAGCGGAGCAGAAGCAGAAGTCGCACGACGCCATCCTGGAGTCCGCCGCCGCGCTGCTGCTCGAGCGGGGGATTCGAGCGAGCTCCGTCATGGACGTGATGAAGGGGGCGGGGCTCACGGTGGGAGGGTTCTATGGACACTTTGAGTCCAAGGAGCATCTCTTCACCGAGACCATCCACCGCACGGCCCGGGCGATGTGGAGCGGGTTGATCCAGGGGGCGATGCGCGACACGTCCCGCCCTCCCGTGCTGAGCGTGCTCTACCGGTATCTGTCGCGAAAACATCGGGACAACGTGGAGGTCGGCTGTCCCCTGCCGAGCATCACCTCCGAGGTCGCCAGGGAGGGCGAGCCCTATCGTGAGGCCCTGGAGAAGGAGCTCGCCGGGTTCATCCAGGACTTGAGTGGCCTGCTGGGTCCGGGCGAGAAGTCCCGGGAGAACGCGCTCGCGCTGCTCGCCCTCATGTTTGGCGCGCTGTCGTTGGCACGTGCCGTTCGCGGCACGCGCCTCAGTGACGAGTTCCTCGAGGCGGCCAGGAAGTTCGGCGCTCGGGCCCTGAATGAGGGCTCCACCCCGCCCGAGCGTCACTGACGACGGGAGCTCTGGCCGTTATTCGCGCGGCTTCAGGGCGGCGCGGATCTGCTCCAGGGCACTCGGGTCTTCCAGGGTGGTGAGATCGCCGGGCTCGCGCTGCTCGGCCAGGGCCTGGATGCTGCGGCGCAGCATCTTGCCCGAGCGCGTCTTGGGCAGCAGCGTCACCAGGTGCACCTGGGCGGGGCGGGCCAGGGCCCCCAGCGTCTTGTCCACCGTGTCCATCACCTCGCGTGTGAGTCCCGCGCGGCCCTCCTCCGTCCGCAGCCGCGAGGCGTCCTTTGGCACCGCGAAGGCCACCACCACCTGCCCCTTGAGCGAGTCCTTCACGCCCACCACCGCGACCTCGGCGATACCGGGATGCCCGCAGATGGCCTCCTCGATCTCCCGCGTGCCCAACCGGTGACCCGCCACGTTGATGACGTCATCCGTCCGGCCGAGGATGAAGTAGTCCCCGTCCTCGTCCCGCATGGCCCAGTCGAAGGTGCTGTAGACGGGTTTGTCGAAGTGGGAGAAGTACGTGGATACGAAGCGCTCATCGTCGCCCCATACGGTGGACAGGCACCCGGGCGGCAGGGGCGGCTCCACTACCAGCACGCCCTTCTGGTTGGGCTCCTTCACCTCTTCGCCGCTCAGCGAATCCAGCAGCCGGACGCGGTAGCCGTAGATGGCCGTGCCGGGCGAGCCGAACTTGCGTGGCCGGGCCTCCACCCCCGGACAAGGGCCGAGCAGGGGCCAACCCGTCTCCGTCTGCCAGTAGTTGTCCAACACCTGGGTGGAGGGCAGCGCGGTGGAGATCCACTCGTGGGTGGGGGCGTCCAGGGGCTCGCCCGCGAGGAACAGGTAGCGCAGGCTCGATGTGTCATGGCGCGACAGGTACGCCGCGTCCTGCCGCTTCAAGAGCCGGATGGCGGTGGGGGAGGTGAACATCACGTTCACCCGGTGCTCCTCCACCAGCCGCCACCAGATGCTCGCGTCCGGGCGGATGGGCAGCCCCTCGTACAGCACTGTCGTCATGCCAGCCAGCAGCGGGCCATAGACGATGTACGAGTGCCCCACCACCCAACCGATGTCACTCGCGGTGAACATCGTCTCGCCGGGCTGGCCGGTGAAGATGAGGCGCATCGAGGACGCCAGCGCCACCGCGTAGCCTCCCGTGTCCCGCTGCACGCCCTTGGGGCGTCCGGTGGTACCGGAGGTGTAGAGGATGTAGCTCGGCTCGGAGGACTCGAGCCACTCCACCGCGACCCGGGCGCCTTCGTGTTCGCGCGCCAGCGTGGCGTAGTCCACGTCGCGTCCGGGCACGCGGGGCATGTTCGGATCCAAGCCCCGGTCGAGCACCAGCACCCGGGAGGGCGGGTGTTGCGCCAGTCCCAGGGCCTCCTCCACCAGCGGCTTGTAGGGGATGACCTTGCCGCCGCGCATGCCCGCGTCCGCTGTCACCAGCAACACCGGCCGCGCGTCATCCACGCGCGTGGCGAGGCTGTGCGCCGCGAAGCCTCCGAACACCACCGAGTGGATGGCCCCCAGCCGCGTGCACGCCAGCATGGCGAAGATCGCCTCGGGAACCATGGGCAGGTAGAGGATGACCCGGTCGCCGCGCTTCACCCCGAGCGCGCGCAGCATGGCCGCCACCCGGTTCACCTCGGTATGCAGTTGCTCGTAGGTGTATTGGCGTTTCTCCTGGGTCTCCGTGGAGACATAGACGAGCGCGGGCTGTCGGGCCCGGGCCGCCAGGTGCCTGTCCACCGCGTTGTGACACAGATTGGTGCGCCCCCCGACGAACCAGCGCGTGAAGGGCGGACGTGAGAAGTCCAGCACCTGGTCGAACGGACGCTCCCAGTCGATGAGCCGGGCCTGCTCGGCCCAGAAAGCCTCGGGCTGCTCGACGGACCTGCCGTGGAACTCCTTGTACGTCCCCATGCGCTCGCTCCTCGCTCCCACGCCGGTGCGCGGGGCTGTTGAACGGCTTCTTCGCGCAATATAGCCGTTCCTACCGGCGTGGCCGCAGATAGCCGAGCACGAGCGCGCTCAGCTCCTCCACGAGCTCGGGGGTTCCGATCAGCTCGGGCCGTTCGACGACCGTGGACCAGACCGCGCTGCGCAGGGCCCGGATGATGATGAAGACGACGAGCCCCAGGTCTCGTGGATGCTCGAACTCCAGGTTGCGCGAGAGCACTCCCTGCACGAGTGACTCCACACGCGCCTCGATCTCCTGGACGACCTGAAGGGGGCCGATGCGCGACGCCTGCTCGAGGAGGACCCGTTGGAGGCGCGGATTCACCCCGTAGACCTCCACCAGGGTCCGGATCAGGTCTCGCACCTCCTGCTCCAGATCCGTGATGGGGTGGTGCACCAGCTTGTCGGAGATGATGCCCAGGACCCGCTGGTGCAGCCGCTCGAGGAGCATGGCGACCAGCGCTTCCTTGCTCGGAAAGTACTGGTAGAGCGTGCCGATGCTCACGCCCGCCCGCTCGGCCACCTGCTTGGTGGTGGTGCCTTCGTAGCCAGAGCTGACGAAAACGTGAGCCGCCGCCTCCAGGAGCACCTCCACCGTCGCCTTCGCCCGCTCCTGACGAGGCCGCTTCCGAGGGGCGGCCCGGTTGCGCGTGCTCATCTCGGCGCGTCTCCAAAAACTGAGCCGGATGCGAATTTCGCCTTCGCGAGCCGGACCCTACTGTTCCGTACCCCTTCTACATCCATCCCTTCGCTTTCCCATGAGCAGACCAGCCCTGTCCACGAACATCCCCCAGCCACGCCCTCGCCCCCTCGTCGGCAACGCGCCCGACCTGGGCTCCGAGACGCCCCTGCAGAACATGATGAAGCTCGCACGCGAGTTCGGGCCCATCTTCCGGTTGTCCTTCCCGGGGGGCGTTTCCGTCCGGATCCTCAGCTCGTACGAGCTGGTGGCCGACGTCTGTGACGAGACGCGCTTCGCCAAGAAGGTGACCCAGGCCCTCTGGTACCTCCGTGAGCTCGCGGGCGACGGCCTCTTCACCGCGGAGACGGAGGAGCCCAACTGGGGCAAGGCCCACCGCCTGTTGATGCCCGCCTTCAGCCCCGCGGCCATGCAGGACTACCACGACGGCATGCTCGACGTGGCCGACCAGATGCTCACGCGCTGGACCCGCTTCGGACCCGATACCGACATCGACGTGTCCGACAACATGACGCGGCTCACGCTCGACACCATCGCGCTGTGCGGCTTCGGCTTCCGCTTCAACTCCTTCTACCAGAAGGAGATGCACCCCTTCGTCGAGTCCATGGTGCGCGCCCTGGAGGAGGCGGGCAACCGCACCCGGCGTGTCCCCCTGCAGACGCAGCTCATGTTGCGCACCCAGCGCCAGTTCCAGGCGGACGTCGGCTACATGCACGAGGTGACGCGTCAGCTCATCGCGAAGCGCCGTACCCTCACGCCCGGGGAGACCCCGCGCGACCTGCTCAGCCTCATGCTCGACGCGAAGGATCCCCTCACGGGCGAGAAGCTGGACGATGACAACATTCGTAATCAGCTCGTGACCTTCCTCGTCGCGGGTCATGAGACGACGAGCGGCCTGCTGTCCTTCGCCATCTACTTCCTGCTGCACCACCCCGAGGTGCGCCAGAAGGCCTACGAGGAGGTGGACCGGGTGCTGGGCTCGGACACCCCGCGCTTCGAGCACATCTCCCAGCTGCAATACATCGATCAGATCCTGCGCGAGACGCTGCGCCTGTGGCCCACCGCGCCCGCCTTCGCCCTGAACCCCAAGGCGGACAACACGCTCCTGGCGGGAAGGTACCCCGTCGGCGTCAACGATGATCTCATGGTGCTCATCCCCATGCTGCACCGTGACCCGGCCGTGTGGAAGGACCCGGAGCGCTTCGCCCCGGAGCGTTTCGCCCCCGAGGTGCGCGACAGCATCCCCCAGCACGCGTGGAAGCCTTTCGGCAACGGGCTGCGCGCGTGCATCGGCCGGGCGTTCGCGTTCCAGGAGGCGACGCTCGTGCTCGGCATGATCCTGCAGCGCTTCCACCTGTCCACGCCCGCGCCGTACACGCTGCGCATCCGCGAGTCGCTCACGCTCAAGCCCGAGGGGCTCAAGCTCCGCGTTCGCGAGCGCAAGCCCGGTTCCCGTCCGAGCACGGCCCGGCCCACCACGCCGCCCCGCCCCGTGGCGTCCGCGCCCCAGCCCCCGGAGAAGGTGGCCGCGCATGGCACGCCCCTGTTGCTGCTCTTCGGCTCCAACTCGGGTGCCTCCGAGGCGTTCGCCCGGCGCATCGCGAGTGACGGGCTCGCGCGCGGCTACTCGACGCGTGTGGCGCCGCTGGACGAGTACACCGGGAAGCTGCCCCGGGAGGGCGCGGTCATCGTCGTGACGGCCTCCTACAACGGCCAGCCGCCCGACAACGCGCGCGCGTTCCACTCGTGGATGTCCAGCGTGCCCGCGGGCTCGCTGTCGGGCGTGCGCTACGCCGTGTTCGGCTGCGGCAACCGGGACTGGGGCGAGACCTACCAGGCGGTGCCCCAGTTCCTCGACGAGCGGTTGAGCGCCGCGGGAGCCCAGGCGATCGTCGCGCGCGGCGAGGCGGATGCGCGGGGTGATTTCTTCGGGGACTTCGAGCAGTGGTACGCGCCCTTCTGGGAGGGCGTGGGCACGGCGCTCGGTGTGTCCTCGCGCGAGGTGGATTCCGGTCCGCTCTACACGGTGGAGATGGTGCCCCCGGTCAGCGTGGAACTGGTGAAGCAGAACGAGCTCGAGCTGGCGACGTTGGTGGAAAACCGGGAGCTCGTCGACCTGACGTCGCCGTTCGGGCGCTCCAAGCGGCACCTCGTGTTCGAGCTGCCCGAGGGCGTGACGTACGCGGCGGGCGACTACCTCGCCGTGCTGCCGGAGAACCACCCGGAGCTCGTGGAGCGGGCGGCGCGCCGCCTCGGGGTACGGGCGGATGCCGCCGTCGTCCTGCGCTCCACCCGGGGCGCCCAGGCCTCCTCGCTCCCCATGGGCAGGCCCGTGCCGGTGCGGGAGTTGCTCGGCCGGCACGTGGAGCTGTCGGCACCCGCCACGCGCAAGGACCTGGAGCGACTGGCGGACAAGAACCCGTGCCCGCCCCACGCGATGCACCTGGCCGCCCTGGCCCGGGATGCAGGGCGCTACAAGCAGGAGATTCTCGACAAGCGCGTGAGCGTCCTGGACCTGCTGGAGCAGTACGACTCGTGCATCCTGTCCTTTGGAGAGTTCCTTGAGCTGCTCCCCGCCATGCGCGTGCGGCAGTACTCGGTGTCGTCCTCTCCGTTGGAGAACCCCACCCGGTGCACGTTGACGGTGGCGGTGTTGGACGCGGAGGCGTGGTCCGGCCGGGGCCGCTTCCACGGCACGTGCTCGAGCTACCTCGCCCGGCTGAGCCCCGGGGAGCAGGTGGCGGTCGCGGTGCACACGCCGAACGTGCCCTTCCACCCGCCTGTCTCGAACGCGACGCCCATCATCATGGTGGGCGCGGGCACGGGACTGGCTCCCTTCCGGGGCTTCATCCAGGAGCGTGCCCTGCGCCACGCGCGGGGAGAGGCGGCCGGGCCCGCGTTGCTCTTCTTCGGGTGCGATCACCCGGACGTGGACTTCCTCTACCGCGACGAGCTGGCGAAGTGGGAGCGGGAGGGTGTGGTGAAGGTGCTCTCCGCCTTCTTCCGTCAGCCGGAGGGGGACGTGACGTTCGTGCAACACCGGCTGTGGAAGGAGCGTGAGCAGGTGAAGGCGCTGCTCGACGAGGGCGCCCTCTTCTTCATCTGCGGAGATGGCCGGCTCATGGCGCCCGCGGTCCGGGAGACACTCGCGCGAATCCACCAGGAGGCCGTGGGCTGCTCCGCGGAGGAGGCCGCGGCGTGGCTCACGGGAATGGAGAAGCAGGGCCGCCTGGTCACCGACGTCTTCGCCTGAAGTCGGTCACGGTCAAGGCCGGGGCGGTGAACTACGTGCCGGCCCCCGAGGTGGACAGGGTAGGGCGTTCATGCCCGGCATCCGGAGCCGATACTGGCGCCGGGCATGGACGCATGGCCTTACTGGATGGGCTCCAGGATGATGACGCGCGCGTCGAGCGTCACGTCGAGCACCGACACTTCACCGCTGGAGCTGATCCGTCCGATGATCCTGGCGCCGTCGCGCATCCGGAGCGCATTGAACGTCAGCTCTCCATCGGGAGCCGCTGCCATCTCGGAGACGTCGTACTCACCCGGGGTCAGCAGATTCGAGACGGCATCCGTCGTGGCGTCGACCTTGATCAACAGGGGAGCTCCGGTCTTGTCGTTTCCCGACAGGTAGTAGGAGTCACCAGCCGCGGCGACACGCTTCACCGTCGCGAGCGGGAGTCCTTCCACCCGGCGCGGCGTCCCGGAAGGGTTGTAGACCTCATAGATATTGGCATCCGGAATGCTCACGATCAGAAGCCGGTCCGAGGTGCGGATCTGCTGGCTCCACGAGGGGGAGAACGAGAAGGCGGAGATGTCGGTCGTCCCATAGTCACCCACGGAGACGTTGT
The Archangium lipolyticum genome window above contains:
- a CDS encoding TetR/AcrR family transcriptional regulator; translated protein: MSQKAEQKQKSHDAILESAAALLLERGIRASSVMDVMKGAGLTVGGFYGHFESKEHLFTETIHRTARAMWSGLIQGAMRDTSRPPVLSVLYRYLSRKHRDNVEVGCPLPSITSEVAREGEPYREALEKELAGFIQDLSGLLGPGEKSRENALALLALMFGALSLARAVRGTRLSDEFLEAARKFGARALNEGSTPPERH
- a CDS encoding propionate--CoA ligase; protein product: MGTYKEFHGRSVEQPEAFWAEQARLIDWERPFDQVLDFSRPPFTRWFVGGRTNLCHNAVDRHLAARARQPALVYVSTETQEKRQYTYEQLHTEVNRVAAMLRALGVKRGDRVILYLPMVPEAIFAMLACTRLGAIHSVVFGGFAAHSLATRVDDARPVLLVTADAGMRGGKVIPYKPLVEEALGLAQHPPSRVLVLDRGLDPNMPRVPGRDVDYATLAREHEGARVAVEWLESSEPSYILYTSGTTGRPKGVQRDTGGYAVALASSMRLIFTGQPGETMFTASDIGWVVGHSYIVYGPLLAGMTTVLYEGLPIRPDASIWWRLVEEHRVNVMFTSPTAIRLLKRQDAAYLSRHDTSSLRYLFLAGEPLDAPTHEWISTALPSTQVLDNYWQTETGWPLLGPCPGVEARPRKFGSPGTAIYGYRVRLLDSLSGEEVKEPNQKGVLVVEPPLPPGCLSTVWGDDERFVSTYFSHFDKPVYSTFDWAMRDEDGDYFILGRTDDVINVAGHRLGTREIEEAICGHPGIAEVAVVGVKDSLKGQVVVAFAVPKDASRLRTEEGRAGLTREVMDTVDKTLGALARPAQVHLVTLLPKTRSGKMLRRSIQALAEQREPGDLTTLEDPSALEQIRAALKPRE
- a CDS encoding TetR/AcrR family transcriptional regulator, which translates into the protein MSTRNRAAPRKRPRQERAKATVEVLLEAAAHVFVSSGYEGTTTKQVAERAGVSIGTLYQYFPSKEALVAMLLERLHQRVLGIISDKLVHHPITDLEQEVRDLIRTLVEVYGVNPRLQRVLLEQASRIGPLQVVQEIEARVESLVQGVLSRNLEFEHPRDLGLVVFIIIRALRSAVWSTVVERPELIGTPELVEELSALVLGYLRPRR
- a CDS encoding bifunctional cytochrome P450/NADPH--P450 reductase encodes the protein MSRPALSTNIPQPRPRPLVGNAPDLGSETPLQNMMKLAREFGPIFRLSFPGGVSVRILSSYELVADVCDETRFAKKVTQALWYLRELAGDGLFTAETEEPNWGKAHRLLMPAFSPAAMQDYHDGMLDVADQMLTRWTRFGPDTDIDVSDNMTRLTLDTIALCGFGFRFNSFYQKEMHPFVESMVRALEEAGNRTRRVPLQTQLMLRTQRQFQADVGYMHEVTRQLIAKRRTLTPGETPRDLLSLMLDAKDPLTGEKLDDDNIRNQLVTFLVAGHETTSGLLSFAIYFLLHHPEVRQKAYEEVDRVLGSDTPRFEHISQLQYIDQILRETLRLWPTAPAFALNPKADNTLLAGRYPVGVNDDLMVLIPMLHRDPAVWKDPERFAPERFAPEVRDSIPQHAWKPFGNGLRACIGRAFAFQEATLVLGMILQRFHLSTPAPYTLRIRESLTLKPEGLKLRVRERKPGSRPSTARPTTPPRPVASAPQPPEKVAAHGTPLLLLFGSNSGASEAFARRIASDGLARGYSTRVAPLDEYTGKLPREGAVIVVTASYNGQPPDNARAFHSWMSSVPAGSLSGVRYAVFGCGNRDWGETYQAVPQFLDERLSAAGAQAIVARGEADARGDFFGDFEQWYAPFWEGVGTALGVSSREVDSGPLYTVEMVPPVSVELVKQNELELATLVENRELVDLTSPFGRSKRHLVFELPEGVTYAAGDYLAVLPENHPELVERAARRLGVRADAAVVLRSTRGAQASSLPMGRPVPVRELLGRHVELSAPATRKDLERLADKNPCPPHAMHLAALARDAGRYKQEILDKRVSVLDLLEQYDSCILSFGEFLELLPAMRVRQYSVSSSPLENPTRCTLTVAVLDAEAWSGRGRFHGTCSSYLARLSPGEQVAVAVHTPNVPFHPPVSNATPIIMVGAGTGLAPFRGFIQERALRHARGEAAGPALLFFGCDHPDVDFLYRDELAKWEREGVVKVLSAFFRQPEGDVTFVQHRLWKEREQVKALLDEGALFFICGDGRLMAPAVRETLARIHQEAVGCSAEEAAAWLTGMEKQGRLVTDVFA